The Thermus brockianus genome window below encodes:
- a CDS encoding acetyl ornithine aminotransferase family protein, producing MKPEVKTPLPGPMARALSERAERVLSPSYIRPYPFVPARGRGVFLEDVDGNVFLDFMAGIAVNTTGYAHPKVLEAVRAQAERFAHVCFSDFTHEPTLSLAERLVARLGGRYRVYFGNSGTEGIEAAIKLVRHHTGRPYLLAFTGAFHGRSLGALSLTASKSAYRKGFSPLLPGVVHLPFPNPFRPPLGARPEAVGEAVLDYLEHLFRTVLPPEEVAAFFLEPIQGEGGYVVPPKGFLPRLKALLERHGILLVADEVQSGAGRTGLFFALEHEGIEADVYVLAKGLASGYPLSALLFREELGSWRPGAHGTTFGGQAVAAAAAHATLDLLEGGLMENAARVGAYLLEELKGMQKRFPFLGDVRGRGLMIGLDFGTPEEERPDLRDKAVERAFHKGLLLLPAGPSALRIAPPLILSQEEAAMGLEILEAVFQSL from the coding sequence ATGAAACCCGAGGTAAAGACACCCCTCCCTGGACCCATGGCCCGGGCGCTCTCCGAGCGGGCCGAGCGGGTGCTCTCCCCCTCCTACATCCGCCCCTACCCCTTCGTCCCCGCCCGGGGGCGAGGGGTCTTCCTGGAGGACGTGGACGGAAACGTCTTCCTGGACTTCATGGCGGGCATCGCCGTGAACACCACCGGCTACGCCCACCCCAAGGTCCTCGAGGCGGTGCGGGCCCAGGCGGAGCGCTTCGCCCACGTCTGCTTCTCCGACTTCACCCACGAGCCCACCCTCTCCCTGGCCGAGCGCCTGGTGGCGAGGCTTGGCGGAAGGTACCGGGTCTACTTTGGCAACTCCGGCACCGAGGGGATTGAGGCCGCCATCAAGCTGGTGCGCCACCACACGGGCAGGCCCTACCTCCTCGCCTTCACCGGGGCCTTCCACGGGCGAAGCCTAGGGGCGCTTTCCCTCACCGCCAGCAAGAGCGCCTACCGCAAGGGGTTCTCTCCCCTTCTGCCCGGGGTGGTGCACCTCCCCTTCCCCAACCCCTTCCGCCCACCCCTAGGGGCGAGGCCCGAGGCGGTGGGGGAGGCGGTCTTGGACTACCTGGAGCACCTCTTCCGCACCGTTTTGCCCCCGGAGGAGGTGGCCGCCTTCTTCCTGGAGCCCATCCAGGGGGAGGGGGGGTACGTGGTGCCGCCCAAAGGCTTCCTCCCCAGGCTCAAAGCCCTCCTGGAGCGGCACGGCATCCTCCTGGTGGCGGACGAGGTGCAGTCCGGGGCCGGGCGGACGGGCCTCTTCTTCGCCCTGGAACACGAGGGGATAGAGGCGGACGTCTACGTCCTGGCCAAGGGCCTGGCCTCGGGCTACCCCTTAAGCGCCCTCCTCTTCCGGGAGGAGCTCGGGAGCTGGCGCCCCGGGGCCCACGGCACCACCTTCGGCGGCCAGGCGGTGGCGGCGGCCGCCGCCCACGCCACCCTGGACCTTTTGGAAGGGGGCCTCATGGAAAACGCCGCCCGGGTGGGGGCCTACCTCCTGGAGGAGCTTAAGGGCATGCAAAAGCGCTTCCCCTTCCTGGGGGACGTGCGGGGCCGGGGGCTCATGATCGGCCTGGACTTCGGCACGCCCGAGGAGGAGCGGCCGGACCTCCGGGACAAGGCCGTGGAACGGGCTTTCCACAAGGGCCTTCTCCTCCTCCCGGCAGGCCCCTCCGCCCTCCGCATCGCCCCGCCCCTCATCCTGAGCCAAGAGGAAGCGGCCATGGGCCTGGAGATCCTGGAAGCCGTCTTCCAGAGCTTGTAG
- a CDS encoding BMP family ABC transporter substrate-binding protein, with the protein MRRLVWLLALLLGMGLAQGEKLKACFIYVGPVGDAGWTYAHDIGRKKAEAALPWLETRYVESVPEAQALPVIDRFVKEGCQVIFATSFGYMEAVLEGARKYPNVLFAHATGVKRAPNVATYMADFYQVYYLNGLAAGALTKTGKVGYVAAFPIPEVKRHINAFALGVRAVNPKAQVLVRWINAWYDPAKAREATEALLSQGADVFAFTEDTPTVIQTAAKKGAYSFGHYTPMLKFAPDHVVSGQIVHWDVIYIDFLKKVKEGTYTAKNLQNVDYFWLLQHKAVEMGADYGVPINPKHVPLLQKAKMQVAGKEVAVYDRIMALLKDMSSPKPTFDPFTGPIRDRKGVVRIPAGRKATLEELLTMEWAAPGVVGDWPGEPK; encoded by the coding sequence ATGCGGAGACTGGTTTGGCTTTTGGCCCTCCTTTTGGGGATGGGCCTGGCGCAAGGGGAGAAGCTCAAGGCCTGTTTCATCTACGTGGGCCCCGTGGGGGACGCCGGCTGGACCTACGCCCACGATATCGGGCGGAAGAAGGCGGAGGCGGCGCTCCCCTGGCTGGAGACCCGCTATGTGGAAAGCGTTCCGGAGGCTCAGGCGTTGCCCGTCATTGACCGCTTCGTGAAAGAGGGGTGCCAGGTCATCTTCGCCACCAGCTTCGGCTATATGGAGGCGGTCCTCGAGGGCGCCCGGAAGTACCCGAACGTCCTCTTCGCCCACGCCACCGGGGTTAAGCGGGCCCCCAACGTGGCCACCTACATGGCGGACTTCTACCAGGTCTACTACCTCAATGGCCTCGCCGCCGGGGCCCTCACCAAGACGGGCAAGGTGGGGTACGTGGCCGCCTTCCCTATCCCTGAGGTGAAGCGGCACATCAACGCCTTCGCCCTGGGGGTGCGGGCGGTGAACCCCAAGGCCCAGGTCCTGGTGCGTTGGATCAACGCCTGGTACGACCCGGCCAAGGCCCGGGAAGCCACGGAGGCGCTCCTTTCCCAAGGGGCGGACGTATTCGCCTTCACCGAGGACACCCCCACGGTGATCCAAACCGCCGCCAAGAAAGGGGCCTACTCCTTCGGCCACTACACCCCCATGCTCAAGTTCGCCCCCGACCACGTGGTTTCCGGGCAGATCGTCCACTGGGACGTGATCTACATTGACTTCCTCAAGAAGGTGAAGGAGGGTACCTACACCGCCAAGAACCTGCAGAACGTGGACTACTTCTGGCTCCTGCAGCACAAGGCCGTGGAGATGGGGGCGGATTACGGGGTCCCCATCAACCCCAAGCACGTGCCCCTGTTGCAGAAGGCCAAGATGCAGGTGGCGGGGAAGGAGGTCGCGGTCTACGACCGCATCATGGCCCTCCTCAAGGACATGTCTAGCCCCAAGCCCACCTTTGACCCCTTCACCGGGCCCATCCGGGACCGGAAAGGGGTGGTGCGCATCCCCGCCGGGCGCAAGGCCACCTTGGAGGAGCTCCTCACCATGGAGTGGGCCGCCCCGGGGGTGGTGGGGGACTGGCCGGGGGAGCCCAAGTAG
- a CDS encoding ABC transporter permease subunit has translation MEEALVRAVLFGTPILLAALGALMAERSGVVNLGVEGMMALSALAAFAAALGAGPWVGVVAGLGAGVLLALFLGLFAITLRANPFVAGLAVAALGLGASGILGKRYEGVPLENPLPEVPLALLALLLAFFLHLLLYRSRFGLYLRSVGENPKAADLFGVGVEGVRYLALGLGGGLIGLGGAYLSLAYRPSWTDGMTSGLGWVAIALVILAAWEPLRAVFGAYLFGLLFFLQFRLQGSVPIPSEAFAAMPYLLVILVLALSGRSRAPKALGQPFERGR, from the coding sequence ATGGAAGAGGCCTTGGTGCGCGCGGTGCTTTTCGGTACGCCCATCCTCCTCGCCGCCTTGGGGGCCCTTATGGCCGAGCGGAGCGGGGTGGTGAACCTAGGGGTGGAGGGCATGATGGCCCTTTCGGCCCTCGCCGCCTTCGCCGCCGCCTTGGGGGCGGGGCCTTGGGTGGGGGTGGTGGCCGGGCTGGGGGCGGGGGTACTCCTTGCCCTTTTCCTGGGGCTTTTCGCCATCACCCTAAGGGCCAACCCCTTCGTGGCCGGCCTGGCGGTGGCCGCCTTGGGGCTTGGGGCTTCGGGGATTTTGGGCAAGCGCTACGAGGGGGTGCCCTTGGAAAACCCCTTGCCCGAGGTGCCTTTGGCCCTCCTTGCCCTCCTCTTGGCCTTTTTTCTGCACCTCCTCCTCTACCGGAGCCGGTTTGGCCTTTACCTGCGGAGCGTGGGGGAGAACCCCAAGGCGGCGGACCTCTTCGGGGTGGGGGTGGAGGGGGTACGCTACCTGGCCTTGGGGCTTGGGGGTGGGCTGATCGGCCTGGGCGGGGCGTACCTCTCCTTGGCCTACCGCCCTTCGTGGACGGACGGGATGACCTCGGGGCTTGGCTGGGTGGCCATCGCCTTGGTCATCCTGGCCGCCTGGGAGCCCCTGCGGGCGGTCTTTGGGGCTTACCTCTTCGGCCTCCTCTTCTTCCTGCAGTTTAGGCTCCAGGGCAGTGTACCTATACCGTCCGAGGCCTTCGCCGCCATGCCCTACCTTCTGGTTATCCTGGTCCTGGCCCTCTCGGGCCGGTCCCGGGCCCCCAAGGCCCTAGGCCAGCCCTTTGAGCGGGGGAGGTGA
- a CDS encoding ABC transporter permease, whose amino-acid sequence MRLELDPAPTLRKVALAYGAFLLLALALLGLLFLAYGVSPLRAYGLLLSPLLDPVGLAEVARRTIPLLLIGAGLSLAFRVGFFNIGAEGQLLMGAVGAAYVALFLPPGPHTLLLMFFLGGALGALWAGLAAWLRVRFGANEILTTLMQNYLAYYLVVFLVAGPWKGQFVFGFLYTDRFPEAARLPRLGDTLVHWPTLLLGVGVALGLHLLLFRTPLGFSWRILGENREAARYLGLKEGRLLLLVALASGLLSGFAGVGEVAGIHGRLLEPAQISLGYGFTAILVAWLARGRPGLTLLTAPLLGLVLAGGDALKLAFSMPFRVVDVVAGLLLLAWIGAEAASRHRILWRR is encoded by the coding sequence ATGAGGCTGGAGCTGGATCCCGCCCCCACCCTCAGGAAGGTGGCCTTGGCCTACGGGGCCTTCCTCCTCTTGGCGCTGGCCCTTTTGGGCCTCCTCTTCCTGGCCTATGGGGTTTCCCCCCTTAGGGCCTATGGCCTCCTCCTCTCCCCCCTCTTGGACCCCGTGGGCCTGGCCGAGGTGGCCCGCAGGACCATCCCTCTCCTCCTTATCGGGGCCGGGCTCAGCCTCGCCTTCCGGGTGGGCTTCTTCAACATCGGGGCCGAGGGGCAGCTCCTCATGGGGGCGGTGGGGGCGGCATACGTGGCCCTTTTCCTCCCCCCTGGGCCCCATACCCTCCTCCTCATGTTCTTCCTCGGGGGGGCGCTTGGGGCCTTGTGGGCGGGGTTGGCCGCCTGGCTTCGGGTGCGCTTTGGGGCGAACGAGATCCTCACCACCCTGATGCAGAACTACCTGGCCTACTACCTGGTGGTCTTCTTGGTGGCGGGGCCCTGGAAGGGCCAGTTCGTCTTCGGCTTCCTCTACACGGACCGCTTCCCCGAGGCCGCCCGGCTTCCCCGGCTTGGGGATACCCTCGTCCACTGGCCCACCCTGCTCCTGGGGGTGGGGGTAGCGCTTGGCCTCCACCTCCTCCTCTTCCGCACCCCCTTAGGCTTCTCCTGGCGCATCCTGGGGGAGAACCGGGAGGCGGCGCGGTACCTGGGGCTTAAGGAGGGGCGGCTTCTCCTCCTGGTGGCCTTGGCCTCGGGGCTCCTTTCGGGGTTTGCCGGGGTGGGGGAGGTGGCGGGAATCCACGGGAGGCTTTTGGAGCCCGCCCAAATCTCCTTGGGTTACGGCTTCACCGCCATCCTGGTGGCCTGGCTGGCCCGGGGTAGGCCGGGGCTTACCCTCCTCACCGCCCCCCTCCTCGGGCTCGTCCTGGCGGGGGGGGATGCCTTGAAGCTCGCCTTCTCCATGCCCTTTCGGGTGGTGGACGTGGTGGCGGGGCTTTTGCTCCTGGCCTGGATTGGGGCGGAGGCGGCAAGCCGCCACCGGATCCTTTGGAGGCGCTGA
- a CDS encoding ABC transporter ATP-binding protein, protein MLRLENITKRFGPVVANRGITLEVGRGEILALLGENGAGKTTLVSLLYGLYAPDEGRILLDGKEVRIPSPKAAQRLGIALVPQHPELIEAHTVAENLALGLDLPPFFTRRALVAQLKALLQDHPLAVDLEAKVERLSAGEKQRVELLRALLNRPRVLILDEPTSVLTPKEADELFQEIARLKASGLAVIFISHKLDEVLAIADRIAVLRAGEKVGELLRQEADKERLVRLMVGRSPSPPPKAPPPREEVVLEVEDLLVPRHGFPVQGVSFALRAGEVLGVAGVAGSGQKELVEALAGLRPYRGKVRFLGRPLPKDPAQVFPLGVAHIPEERAMGVVGGMSVAENLALRTYPAYARFGLLDYRTLEEEAKALMATYAIKAPSPRTPVRFLSGGNVQKVILARELKGGPRLILAMHPTYGVDVGAAEEVHGRLLDLARQGAAILLVSEDLDEILALSHRVAALYHGRLVGPVPREEADRVRLGRMMAEGRA, encoded by the coding sequence ATGCTGCGACTGGAGAACATCACGAAGCGCTTTGGACCCGTGGTGGCCAACCGGGGCATCACCCTCGAGGTGGGCCGGGGCGAGATCCTCGCCCTCCTTGGGGAGAACGGGGCGGGGAAGACCACCTTGGTGAGCCTCCTCTATGGGCTCTACGCCCCCGACGAGGGCCGGATCCTCCTGGACGGGAAAGAGGTGCGCATCCCCTCGCCCAAGGCCGCCCAGCGGCTTGGCATCGCCCTCGTGCCCCAGCACCCCGAACTCATTGAGGCCCACACCGTGGCGGAGAACCTGGCCCTTGGGCTGGACCTCCCTCCCTTTTTCACCCGGCGGGCCTTGGTGGCGCAGCTCAAAGCCCTGCTTCAGGACCACCCTTTGGCGGTGGACCTCGAGGCCAAGGTGGAGCGGCTTTCCGCCGGGGAAAAGCAACGGGTGGAGCTCCTCAGGGCCCTCCTCAACCGCCCCCGGGTCCTCATCCTGGACGAGCCCACCAGCGTCCTCACCCCCAAGGAGGCGGACGAGCTTTTTCAGGAGATCGCCCGTTTAAAGGCGTCGGGCCTCGCCGTCATCTTCATTAGCCACAAGCTGGACGAGGTCCTGGCCATCGCCGACCGCATCGCCGTGCTCCGGGCGGGGGAGAAGGTGGGGGAACTCCTCCGGCAAGAGGCGGACAAGGAGCGCCTGGTGCGCCTCATGGTGGGCCGAAGTCCTAGCCCCCCGCCCAAGGCCCCGCCACCCCGGGAGGAGGTGGTCTTGGAGGTGGAAGACCTTTTGGTCCCCCGGCACGGCTTCCCCGTCCAAGGGGTTTCCTTCGCCCTCCGGGCGGGGGAGGTCTTGGGGGTTGCCGGGGTGGCGGGAAGCGGCCAGAAAGAGCTCGTGGAGGCCCTGGCGGGGCTAAGGCCTTACCGGGGGAAGGTTCGCTTTTTGGGCAGGCCCCTGCCCAAGGACCCCGCCCAGGTTTTCCCCCTGGGCGTGGCCCACATCCCCGAGGAGCGGGCCATGGGGGTGGTGGGGGGGATGAGCGTGGCGGAGAACCTGGCCCTTAGGACCTATCCCGCCTATGCCCGGTTTGGGCTACTGGACTATCGGACCCTGGAGGAGGAGGCCAAGGCCCTCATGGCCACCTACGCCATCAAGGCCCCTTCCCCTAGGACCCCGGTGCGGTTCCTCTCCGGGGGCAACGTGCAAAAGGTGATCCTCGCCCGGGAACTCAAGGGGGGCCCCCGCCTCATCCTGGCCATGCACCCCACCTACGGGGTGGACGTGGGGGCGGCGGAGGAGGTGCACGGGAGGCTTTTGGACCTGGCCCGGCAAGGGGCCGCCATCCTCCTGGTGAGTGAGGACCTGGACGAGATCCTGGCCCTATCCCACCGGGTGGCCGCCTTGTACCACGGAAGGCTGGTGGGGCCCGTTCCCCGGGAGGAGGCGGACCGGGTACGGCTGGGCCGGATGATGGCGGAGGGGCGGGCATGA
- the tatA gene encoding twin-arginine translocase TatA/TatE family subunit: MRLGPVEILLILLVILLLFGAKKLPELARGIGQSAREFKKGLQEGEEKKEEPKA, from the coding sequence ATGCGCTTAGGTCCGGTGGAAATTCTCCTCATCCTCCTGGTCATCCTCCTCCTCTTTGGCGCCAAGAAGCTTCCCGAGCTCGCCCGGGGCATCGGCCAGTCGGCCCGGGAGTTCAAGAAAGGCCTGCAGGAGGGCGAGGAAAAGAAGGAAGAGCCCAAGGCCTAG
- a CDS encoding formate dehydrogenase accessory sulfurtransferase FdhD yields the protein MWRYERGCFTEEAFPLPEEARLLLVVNGEPWTSLSYTPGDEAYLALGHLYLSGVLPGLEGVKVRVAEGMVLVDLPQAPKRGLGVRDSGCAAGLRYGEPRLAPLPRVPLDPKLPITLLAELRARTQGYARTRGIHGAALFDREGRLLYLNEDIGRHNAVDRLAGFMLAEGVAPPVLVASTGRVSLEMAAKVVGMGAVLLASRTGATAPAVALANEYGLALATYVRPTGYRLYAPGGMLLEEKAP from the coding sequence ATGTGGCGGTACGAAAGGGGGTGCTTCACCGAGGAAGCTTTCCCCCTGCCCGAAGAGGCCCGCCTCCTCCTCGTGGTGAACGGCGAGCCCTGGACCTCTCTGAGCTACACACCGGGGGACGAAGCCTACCTGGCCTTGGGCCACCTCTACCTAAGCGGAGTTCTCCCGGGCTTGGAAGGGGTCAAGGTCCGTGTGGCCGAAGGGATGGTTTTGGTGGACCTTCCCCAGGCCCCCAAGCGGGGCCTGGGGGTGCGGGATAGCGGGTGCGCCGCCGGGCTTCGCTACGGGGAGCCCAGGCTAGCCCCCTTGCCCAGGGTGCCCTTGGACCCCAAGCTTCCCATCACCCTCCTTGCCGAGCTTCGGGCCCGAACCCAAGGGTATGCTCGTACCCGGGGCATCCACGGAGCCGCCCTCTTTGACCGGGAAGGGCGGCTCCTGTACCTTAACGAGGACATCGGCCGCCACAACGCCGTGGACCGCCTGGCGGGGTTCATGCTGGCGGAGGGTGTTGCCCCGCCCGTGCTCGTGGCCTCCACGGGGCGGGTGAGCCTGGAGATGGCGGCCAAGGTGGTGGGCATGGGAGCGGTGCTCCTGGCCAGCCGTACCGGGGCCACGGCTCCTGCCGTGGCCTTGGCGAACGAGTACGGTTTAGCCCTGGCAACCTACGTGCGTCCCACGGGCTACCGGCTCTACGCCCCCGGGGGGATGCTCCTGGAGGAGAAGGCCCCCTAG
- a CDS encoding tetratricopeptide repeat protein → MRWFLLTLGLLAVPALAQTPPPPAGQTATQDALKLGVQLYALGRYEAALEALERAAKEKPQDPDVLYWLARAQLKVGLLNPALENAKGLVARNPRYIGGYMVLAEAYIALYRASEDREKARAYLDQALSVLRDGERVNPRYAPLFAQRGLVYALLGQMDRAEEAFRRALSLEDTPEVRVAMAELYLAAGRLDEALGQYARALQLAPKDSGVRLRYASALLLKGRAEEAARVLEEGHKLKPLDAEGWYTLGQAYVLLGRMREAGVALENAIALAPLRFPAAYYYLGQVYLALGDAQKAKSRLTVAVRLEPKRPEYRYQLCLANERLGDKEGARYQCQEAVKLKPGYKEAEEVLRRL, encoded by the coding sequence ATGCGCTGGTTTCTCTTGACCTTAGGCTTGTTGGCGGTTCCGGCCTTGGCCCAGACCCCCCCGCCCCCGGCGGGGCAGACGGCCACGCAGGATGCCCTGAAGCTGGGGGTGCAGCTTTACGCCCTGGGGCGGTACGAGGCGGCCCTCGAGGCCTTGGAGCGGGCGGCCAAGGAAAAGCCCCAGGACCCCGATGTCCTCTACTGGCTGGCCCGGGCCCAGCTCAAGGTGGGCCTCCTGAACCCGGCCCTGGAGAACGCCAAGGGCCTGGTGGCGAGAAACCCCCGGTACATCGGGGGGTACATGGTGCTCGCCGAGGCCTACATCGCCCTTTACCGGGCGAGCGAGGACCGGGAGAAGGCAAGGGCCTACCTGGACCAGGCCTTAAGCGTCCTGCGGGACGGGGAGCGGGTGAACCCCCGTTACGCTCCCCTCTTTGCCCAACGGGGCCTCGTCTATGCCCTGTTGGGCCAGATGGATAGGGCCGAGGAGGCCTTTAGGAGAGCCCTTTCCCTGGAAGATACCCCCGAGGTGCGGGTGGCCATGGCGGAGCTGTACCTGGCGGCGGGGCGGTTGGACGAGGCCTTGGGGCAGTACGCCCGCGCCCTCCAGCTCGCCCCCAAGGACAGCGGCGTGCGCCTACGCTACGCCTCCGCCCTCCTCCTCAAGGGCCGGGCGGAGGAAGCGGCCAGAGTCTTGGAGGAGGGGCACAAGCTAAAGCCCCTGGACGCCGAGGGTTGGTACACCCTGGGCCAAGCCTACGTGCTCTTGGGCAGGATGAGGGAGGCGGGGGTGGCCTTGGAAAACGCCATCGCCCTGGCCCCCTTGCGCTTCCCCGCCGCCTATTACTACCTGGGCCAGGTCTACCTGGCCCTAGGGGATGCGCAGAAGGCCAAAAGCCGCCTCACGGTGGCGGTGCGCCTCGAGCCCAAGCGGCCCGAGTACCGCTACCAGCTCTGCCTGGCCAACGAGAGGCTCGGGGACAAGGAAGGGGCGCGTTACCAGTGCCAGGAGGCCGTTAAGCTCAAACCAGGCTACAAGGAGGCGGAGGAGGTCCTGCGCCGGCTTTAG
- the hslU gene encoding HslU--HslV peptidase ATPase subunit translates to MNLTPAEIVRELSKHIVGQEAAKRAVAVALRNRYRRKKLPPEIAREVTPKNILMIGPTGVGKTEIARRLARLAGAPFVKVEATKFTEVGYVGRDVDSIVRDLAEASYQLVLEEMKKKVEERALAFAEEELATLLRASVAEVRSGRLDHHLVEVQVEEEVGLPFMGVLGGEGFGGMGEMLKGLLPKRPVRKRMAVREAREVLKNQHAERLIDKEELKEEARRRAQEEGIVFIDEIDKVARREGTVGPDVSGEGVQRDLLPIVEGTVVSTRIGPISTEHVLFIAAGAFHVAKPSDLIPELQGRFPIRVELSPLGPEEFFRILKEPENSLIRQYTELLRADGTELVFHEDALWAIAEAAHRANQELEDIGARRLATVLERVLEEVSFQTDLGRVEITRAYVEKRLGEVFASPDLTRFVL, encoded by the coding sequence ATGAACCTCACGCCGGCGGAAATCGTCCGGGAGCTTTCCAAGCACATCGTGGGCCAGGAGGCGGCCAAGCGGGCGGTGGCCGTGGCCCTGAGGAACCGCTACCGCAGGAAGAAACTCCCCCCGGAGATCGCCCGGGAGGTGACGCCCAAAAACATCCTCATGATCGGGCCCACGGGGGTGGGGAAGACGGAGATCGCCCGCCGCCTTGCCCGCCTGGCCGGGGCCCCCTTCGTCAAGGTGGAGGCCACCAAGTTCACGGAGGTGGGCTATGTGGGCCGGGACGTGGACTCCATCGTACGGGACCTGGCGGAGGCCAGCTACCAACTGGTCCTGGAGGAGATGAAGAAGAAGGTGGAGGAAAGGGCCCTGGCCTTCGCCGAGGAGGAGCTCGCCACCCTCCTCCGCGCCTCCGTGGCCGAGGTGCGCTCGGGCCGCCTGGACCACCACCTGGTGGAGGTGCAGGTGGAGGAGGAGGTGGGCCTGCCCTTTATGGGGGTCCTGGGGGGCGAGGGGTTTGGCGGCATGGGGGAGATGCTCAAAGGGCTTCTCCCGAAGCGGCCTGTGCGCAAGCGCATGGCGGTGCGGGAGGCCCGGGAGGTGCTCAAGAACCAGCACGCCGAGCGCCTCATTGACAAGGAAGAGCTCAAGGAGGAGGCCAGGCGCCGCGCCCAGGAGGAGGGAATCGTCTTCATTGACGAGATAGACAAGGTGGCGAGGCGGGAAGGGACCGTGGGGCCCGACGTGTCCGGGGAAGGGGTGCAGCGGGACCTCCTGCCCATCGTGGAGGGTACGGTGGTCTCCACCCGCATCGGCCCCATCTCCACGGAGCACGTGCTCTTCATTGCCGCCGGGGCTTTCCACGTGGCCAAGCCCTCGGACCTGATCCCGGAGCTCCAGGGGCGGTTTCCCATCCGCGTGGAGCTTTCCCCCTTGGGCCCGGAGGAGTTTTTCCGCATCCTGAAGGAGCCGGAAAACTCCCTCATCCGCCAGTACACCGAGCTCCTTCGGGCGGACGGCACGGAGCTTGTCTTCCACGAGGACGCCCTTTGGGCCATTGCGGAGGCGGCCCACCGGGCCAACCAGGAACTGGAGGACATCGGGGCCCGGAGGCTTGCCACCGTGTTGGAGAGGGTGCTGGAGGAGGTGAGCTTCCAGACGGACCTGGGCCGGGTGGAGATCACCCGGGCCTATGTGGAAAAACGGTTGGGGGAGGTCTTCGCTTCCCCTGACTTGACGCGTTTTGTGCTTTAG
- the hslV gene encoding ATP-dependent protease subunit HslV: MPEGYLGGVEIHGTTILAVRKDGVTALAGDGQVTFGQTVLKRGAVKVRRLEVGEGVLVGFAGGVADALALLERFEEKLREAKGSLLKGAVETAKLWRTDRVLRHLQAMIVAADRESMVLLSGSGEVITPEEPLLAVGSGGPYALAAAKALYRHSGLAAREIAEEALRIAAEVDLYTSGQVTVLTLGEA, from the coding sequence ATGCCAGAGGGGTATCTTGGCGGCGTGGAGATTCACGGCACCACCATCCTGGCCGTCCGGAAGGACGGGGTCACCGCCCTGGCCGGGGACGGCCAGGTGACCTTCGGCCAAACCGTTTTGAAGCGCGGCGCGGTGAAGGTGCGGAGGCTCGAGGTGGGGGAGGGCGTCTTGGTGGGCTTCGCCGGGGGCGTGGCCGACGCCTTGGCCCTTCTGGAGCGCTTTGAGGAGAAGCTTAGGGAGGCCAAGGGGTCCCTCCTGAAGGGGGCGGTGGAAACCGCCAAGCTATGGCGCACGGACCGGGTCCTCCGCCACCTCCAGGCCATGATCGTGGCCGCCGACCGGGAGAGCATGGTCCTCCTTTCGGGAAGCGGCGAGGTCATCACCCCGGAAGAGCCCCTTTTGGCGGTGGGCTCAGGGGGGCCCTACGCCCTGGCCGCTGCCAAGGCCCTTTACCGCCACTCGGGCCTTGCCGCCCGGGAGATCGCCGAGGAGGCGCTCAGGATCGCCGCCGAGGTGGACCTTTACACCTCGGGCCAGGTGACGGTGCTAACCTTGGGGGAAGCATGA
- a CDS encoding nucleotidyltransferase domain-containing protein, with product MTRIFSFDQEARVQVLKGAAQALGERPEVLAVVLFGSLARGEATAMSDADLFLLLSQSPFPFPERLVRYRPEGVRGVEVFPYTWEEALRGAIEGHGPVLAALREGRPLWEREGAWRRFGEMAKVLSPFA from the coding sequence GTGACGCGGATCTTTTCCTTTGACCAAGAGGCCCGCGTGCAAGTCCTGAAGGGGGCCGCCCAAGCCCTGGGGGAGCGGCCCGAGGTCCTGGCGGTGGTCCTTTTCGGTTCCCTGGCCCGCGGCGAGGCCACCGCCATGAGCGACGCCGACCTTTTCCTCCTCCTGTCCCAAAGCCCTTTTCCTTTCCCGGAGCGCCTGGTGCGCTACCGCCCCGAAGGGGTGAGGGGGGTGGAGGTCTTCCCCTACACCTGGGAGGAGGCCCTGCGGGGCGCCATAGAGGGGCACGGGCCGGTGTTGGCCGCCCTTCGGGAGGGAAGGCCCCTTTGGGAGCGGGAGGGAGCTTGGAGGCGTTTTGGGGAGATGGCCAAGGTCCTTTCCCCCTTCGCCTAA
- a CDS encoding HEPN domain-containing protein, translated as MNRARDWLEQARYNLRHARGSLDLGDYAWASCPQQAAEAALKGLHLSRGQVAWGHSILDLLADLPSGISVPEGLVEAAKILDKYYIPTRYPDAHPAGPAARHYTRSEAVEAVRLAEDFLAFVEAHL; from the coding sequence GTGAACCGGGCTAGGGATTGGCTGGAGCAGGCCCGCTACAACCTGCGCCACGCCCGGGGGAGCCTGGACCTGGGGGATTATGCCTGGGCCTCTTGCCCGCAACAGGCAGCGGAAGCGGCCCTCAAAGGGCTCCATCTCTCCCGGGGCCAGGTGGCCTGGGGACATTCCATTCTAGACCTCTTGGCGGACCTCCCCTCCGGCATCAGCGTGCCCGAGGGTTTGGTGGAGGCTGCCAAGATCCTGGACAAGTACTACATCCCCACGCGCTATCCCGACGCCCACCCGGCGGGGCCGGCGGCCAGGCACTACACCCGGTCGGAGGCGGTGGAGGCGGTTCGGCTTGCGGAGGATTTTTTGGCCTTTGTAGAGGCGCACCTGTGA